A window of the Rhodoferax sp. GW822-FHT02A01 genome harbors these coding sequences:
- a CDS encoding MFS transporter — protein sequence MRQSTSDSANVPSVPPPKGQRLHPDVLKLGLVSFLTDLSSEMIFSVFAVFFTTIAGASSALLGLIEGLADFSASSLNYLAGWLSDRSGRRKWLTTAGYGFSTLAKLILLVSTSVSGLAVFRVVERLGKGFRGPPRDAWLSTIAAKESRGYAFGVHKALDKSGAVLGPLVAYALLSWLGESASTYGVLFIVAFVPAVLSVLVLTRVNDHPGVAHQRESMRENWRQLSPGFKRYLFPAAVFALAYFSLGFLLLKAHAMGFGVADVVLLYALFNVTCVASAPLVGRLGDKVGRGRIVVLGYGVYAAVNLWLMVANSRWEIVAVFALYGLFYAIDESQSKALIADIEPERRATAVGVYNFVTGLMYIPASLVAGALWTIAPGWAFGLALALSLVAMVLFALVRPAAVHGD from the coding sequence ATGCGCCAGTCCACCTCCGATAGCGCGAACGTGCCATCGGTCCCGCCGCCCAAGGGGCAGCGTCTCCATCCGGATGTGCTCAAGCTGGGTCTGGTGAGCTTTCTCACCGACCTGAGTTCGGAGATGATCTTCTCAGTTTTTGCCGTCTTCTTCACCACCATCGCAGGCGCCTCCAGCGCATTGCTGGGGCTGATCGAAGGGTTGGCGGACTTTTCCGCCTCGTCGCTCAATTACCTGGCGGGCTGGCTTTCTGACCGCAGTGGCAGGCGCAAGTGGCTAACCACGGCAGGCTATGGTTTTTCCACACTGGCCAAGTTGATCCTGCTGGTATCGACGTCGGTGAGCGGCCTTGCCGTCTTTCGCGTCGTTGAGAGATTGGGCAAGGGCTTTCGCGGACCACCGCGTGATGCGTGGCTATCCACCATCGCAGCCAAGGAGTCGCGTGGCTACGCCTTTGGTGTTCACAAGGCACTGGACAAATCAGGCGCGGTGCTCGGGCCGCTGGTGGCCTATGCGCTGCTGTCCTGGCTGGGGGAATCGGCCAGCACCTATGGTGTCCTGTTTATCGTTGCGTTTGTTCCGGCAGTGCTCAGTGTGCTGGTGCTGACTAGGGTGAATGACCATCCGGGTGTTGCGCATCAGCGCGAAAGCATGCGTGAGAACTGGCGCCAGCTCAGCCCCGGCTTCAAGCGCTATCTGTTTCCGGCCGCGGTGTTTGCTCTGGCGTATTTCAGCCTGGGCTTCCTGCTGCTCAAGGCGCACGCAATGGGGTTTGGTGTCGCCGACGTCGTACTGCTGTACGCACTCTTCAACGTCACCTGCGTGGCTAGCGCCCCCCTGGTAGGTCGGCTGGGTGACAAGGTCGGGCGCGGGCGCATCGTCGTGCTCGGGTATGGCGTGTACGCGGCAGTCAACCTGTGGTTGATGGTGGCGAACAGCCGCTGGGAAATCGTGGCGGTGTTCGCCCTCTACGGCCTGTTCTACGCGATCGATGAATCGCAGAGCAAAGCCCTCATTGCCGACATCGAACCCGAGCGCCGCGCAACCGCGGTGGGGGTCTACAACTTTGTGACCGGGCTCATGTACATCCCCGCTTCCCTGGTGGCCGGCGCCTTGTGGACCATCGCGCCGGGTTGGGCCTTTGGTCTGGCCCTGGCACTGTCGCTTGTAGCCATGGTGCTCTTTGCCCTAGTGCGCCCTGCCGCAGTCCATGGAGATTGA
- a CDS encoding class I SAM-dependent methyltransferase — translation MSLPQAVPDNTAVRTALWRALHLEADAAPHVLEDRVGLELVAPEDGWQDRPDMSPFTRPFRASIVARARFVEDHVEAQLAGGVSQYVILGAGLDTFVQRKPQLASRLQVYEIDRPASQHWKRQRLMDLGYGIAPHLHLVPVDFEAGEAWWSRLGASGFDVDQPAVVASTGVSMYLSREANLATLRRVAALAKGSTLVMSFMLPIELNDPEVRVGVERAAAGAKASGTPWLSFFTPAEMLALAREAGFARVEHVSAVALAERYFSGRTDGLRPPRDSEELLVATAKA, via the coding sequence ATGTCCCTGCCCCAAGCTGTACCCGACAACACCGCCGTGCGCACCGCACTGTGGCGCGCATTGCATCTTGAAGCCGATGCCGCGCCGCATGTGCTGGAGGACCGTGTCGGACTGGAGCTGGTGGCACCGGAGGATGGTTGGCAAGACCGCCCGGATATGAGTCCGTTCACGCGGCCTTTTCGTGCGTCCATTGTGGCGCGCGCCCGCTTTGTCGAAGACCATGTCGAGGCGCAACTTGCAGGCGGTGTTTCGCAATACGTCATTCTGGGCGCAGGGCTGGATACCTTTGTGCAGCGCAAGCCGCAACTCGCATCGCGCCTGCAGGTGTACGAGATCGACCGGCCGGCGTCACAGCACTGGAAGCGTCAGCGCCTCATGGACCTGGGGTATGGCATAGCGCCCCATCTGCATCTGGTCCCTGTGGATTTTGAAGCGGGGGAGGCATGGTGGTCGCGCCTGGGTGCATCCGGCTTCGATGTTGATCAGCCTGCCGTGGTGGCATCCACCGGTGTTAGCATGTATCTGTCCCGCGAGGCGAACCTGGCGACGCTGCGGCGGGTCGCCGCGCTGGCAAAAGGGTCGACCCTGGTGATGTCGTTCATGCTGCCGATTGAGCTCAACGACCCGGAGGTTCGCGTGGGCGTGGAGCGCGCAGCGGCCGGTGCGAAGGCCAGTGGCACGCCCTGGCTGAGCTTCTTTACGCCCGCTGAAATGCTGGCACTGGCGCGTGAAGCCGGGTTTGCGAGGGTCGAGCATGTGTCAGCCGTGGCGCTGGCTGAGCGCTATTTCTCCGGCCGCACCGACGGCCTGCGCCCGCCACGCGATTCCGAAGAATTGCTGGTGGCGACCGCCAAAGCATAG